A region of Paractinoplanes abujensis DNA encodes the following proteins:
- a CDS encoding beta-L-arabinofuranosidase domain-containing protein: protein MSSAPLSRRRLFQATGTAALVAAAGDALAARPAAAAVVPPARPDTGAAAFAFDPGQVRLTTGRFLDNQNRTLSYLRFVDVNRLLYVFRANHRLSTGGAAANGGWDAPTFPFRSHVQGHFLTAWAQAYATLGDTTCRDKADLMVAELAKCQANNAAAGFATGYLSGFPESDFTALEARTLSNGNVPYYCIHKTLAGLLDVWRWTGNTQARTVLLALAGWVDTRTARLSSSQMQAMLGTEFGGMNEVLADIYQQTGDTRWLTVAQRFDHAAVFSPLTAGSDQLNGLHANTQVPKWIGAAREYKATGTTRYRDIATNAWAITTRAHTYAIGGNSQAEHFRAPNAIAGYLSNDTCEHCNTHNMLKLTRELWLLDPGNAGYFDFYERALLNHLIGAQNPADSHGGVTYFTPLRPGGRRGVGPAWGGGTYSTDYNSFWCCQGTGIETNTKLMDSIYFYAGTTLTVNLFVPSTLTWSQRGITVTQATTYPASDTTTLTLSGSMSGSWSIRVRIPAWTQNPVISVNGVGQTVTATPGSYATITRTWAAGDTLTVRLPMRVIMQAANDNPNLQAITYGPAVLCGNYGNTALSAAPALAVSSINRTGSGALAFTATANGTTVAIGPFHDAHGFNYAVYWNTGGGSTGATVKLVNVGTGLVLGVKDMSTADGGLAVVWGDTGTADHQWERITDGTAVRFRNVNSGKVLGVENMSTADNARVLQWSDTGTADHRWTLVDNGNGTYRIRNVNSGKLLAVLNGSSTWGTQVVQDADNGSADNNWRLV, encoded by the coding sequence ATGTCGTCTGCCCCCCTCAGCCGTCGCCGCCTGTTCCAAGCCACCGGGACCGCAGCCCTGGTCGCTGCCGCCGGCGACGCGCTCGCCGCCCGCCCGGCGGCCGCCGCGGTCGTGCCGCCGGCCCGGCCGGACACCGGCGCGGCCGCCTTCGCGTTCGATCCCGGCCAGGTGCGGCTGACCACGGGCCGGTTCCTGGACAACCAGAACAGGACCCTGAGCTATCTGCGGTTCGTCGACGTCAACCGCCTGCTCTACGTCTTCCGGGCCAACCACCGGCTGTCCACCGGCGGCGCGGCCGCCAACGGCGGATGGGACGCCCCCACCTTCCCGTTCCGCTCCCATGTGCAGGGCCACTTCCTGACCGCCTGGGCTCAGGCGTACGCCACCCTGGGCGACACGACCTGCCGCGACAAGGCCGATCTGATGGTGGCCGAACTGGCCAAGTGCCAGGCGAACAACGCCGCCGCCGGGTTCGCGACGGGATACCTCTCGGGCTTTCCGGAGTCGGACTTCACCGCGCTCGAGGCGCGCACACTGTCCAACGGCAACGTGCCGTACTACTGCATCCACAAGACACTGGCCGGGCTGCTCGACGTGTGGCGCTGGACCGGCAACACCCAGGCCCGGACCGTGCTGCTGGCGCTGGCCGGGTGGGTCGACACCCGTACGGCCCGGTTGAGCTCGAGCCAGATGCAGGCGATGCTGGGAACCGAGTTCGGTGGCATGAACGAGGTGCTCGCCGACATCTATCAGCAGACCGGCGACACCAGATGGCTCACCGTGGCCCAGCGCTTCGACCACGCCGCCGTGTTCTCCCCGCTGACGGCGGGCTCCGACCAGCTCAACGGGCTGCACGCCAACACCCAGGTACCCAAGTGGATCGGCGCGGCCCGCGAGTACAAGGCCACCGGCACCACTCGTTACCGCGACATCGCCACCAACGCGTGGGCCATCACCACCCGGGCCCACACGTACGCCATCGGCGGCAACAGCCAGGCCGAGCATTTCCGGGCCCCGAACGCCATCGCCGGCTACCTGAGCAACGACACCTGCGAGCACTGCAACACCCACAACATGCTCAAGCTCACCCGTGAACTGTGGCTGCTCGACCCGGGCAACGCCGGCTACTTCGACTTCTACGAGCGAGCCCTGCTCAACCACTTGATCGGGGCGCAGAACCCGGCCGACAGCCACGGCGGCGTCACGTACTTCACGCCGTTGCGACCCGGCGGGCGCCGGGGTGTCGGCCCGGCCTGGGGCGGCGGCACCTACTCGACCGACTACAACTCGTTCTGGTGCTGCCAGGGCACCGGCATCGAGACCAACACGAAACTGATGGACTCGATCTATTTCTACGCCGGCACGACGCTGACCGTGAACCTGTTCGTGCCCTCGACGCTGACCTGGTCGCAGCGCGGCATCACCGTGACCCAGGCCACGACCTACCCCGCGAGCGACACCACCACCCTGACGCTGTCCGGCTCCATGAGCGGTTCCTGGAGCATCCGCGTACGCATCCCCGCCTGGACCCAGAACCCGGTGATCAGCGTCAACGGTGTCGGCCAGACCGTCACCGCCACGCCGGGCAGTTACGCGACGATCACGCGGACCTGGGCCGCCGGCGACACGCTGACGGTGCGGCTGCCGATGCGGGTGATCATGCAGGCGGCCAACGACAACCCGAACCTTCAGGCGATCACGTACGGGCCGGCCGTCCTGTGCGGCAACTACGGCAACACCGCGCTGAGCGCGGCACCGGCGCTGGCCGTGTCGTCGATCAACCGCACCGGCTCGGGCGCGCTCGCCTTCACCGCGACCGCCAACGGCACCACCGTGGCCATCGGGCCGTTCCACGACGCGCACGGCTTCAATTACGCGGTCTACTGGAACACCGGTGGCGGCAGCACCGGGGCCACGGTGAAACTGGTCAACGTGGGCACCGGACTGGTCCTGGGCGTCAAGGACATGTCCACCGCCGACGGCGGCCTGGCCGTGGTCTGGGGTGACACCGGAACCGCCGACCATCAGTGGGAGCGCATCACCGACGGCACGGCCGTCCGGTTCCGCAACGTCAACAGCGGCAAAGTTCTCGGCGTGGAGAACATGTCGACGGCCGACAACGCGCGCGTCCTGCAGTGGTCGGACACCGGCACCGCCGACCACCGGTGGACGCTGGTCGACAACGGCAACGGCACGTACCGGATCCGCAACGTCAACAGCGGCAAACTGCTGGCCGTCCTCAACGGTTCCAGCACCTGGGGCACGCAGGTGGTGCAGGACGCCGACAACGGCAGCGCCGACAACAACTGGCGTCTGGTCTGA
- a CDS encoding SRPBCC family protein, with product MAEFSVVQEVEAPAGAVWAALVDWPRHGDWAPLTVVRALPGPAEGVGAGFVARTGVGPLAFDDPMTVVAWQPPAGDAPGRCEVVKSGRIVHGRAWFAVTPLPGGRSRVVWFEDVTVSPRRITRYAGPALALAGRLGFAATLRAVARDVERDHAGGSPDGDGHRRAVIDGDTP from the coding sequence ATGGCTGAGTTCAGTGTCGTGCAAGAGGTGGAGGCCCCCGCCGGTGCCGTGTGGGCGGCCCTGGTCGATTGGCCGCGCCACGGTGACTGGGCGCCGCTGACCGTCGTACGGGCCCTGCCGGGTCCGGCCGAGGGTGTCGGGGCCGGGTTCGTGGCCCGCACCGGCGTCGGCCCGCTGGCGTTCGACGACCCGATGACGGTGGTCGCCTGGCAACCGCCGGCGGGTGACGCGCCGGGACGGTGCGAGGTGGTCAAGTCGGGCCGGATCGTGCACGGCCGGGCCTGGTTCGCGGTGACACCGCTGCCGGGCGGGCGCAGCCGCGTGGTCTGGTTCGAGGACGTGACCGTCTCGCCCCGGCGCATCACCCGGTACGCCGGTCCCGCGCTCGCGCTGGCCGGGCGGCTGGGCTTCGCGGCCACGTTGCGGGCCGTGGCGCGAGACGTGGAACGCGATCACGCGGGTGGCTCGCCGGACGGCGACGGGCACAGACGGGCTGTCATCGACGGCGACACGCCGTAG
- a CDS encoding GGDEF domain-containing protein, with product MLLRCYTLVAGILVATYLVWPYDLRQWPFLAVTLGGVPAVVLALRRAPRGARTPWWLMLTSLALYNIGNIVWIVIATTGGRITGDGTAADLFYTGGGMLLLGASIAVVRHQGRGDVGGVLDSIITAVALGGVLWDAVLLPALTRQDVPASRQLSLFVGVIVIVGTLGAMLRVSLVSPAGRTASIRLFTAGVALTLAGNVAAALAVDADGIRPDWTNMVFLAAYALVGAAAVHPSVALVTQPGRAPNDDLTPGRLTFLGVMLALTPLIGGGRAVLGLPTDGILIALSSAALVPLVMVRVARLAAQRRAAERALHRLATRDGLTGLANRGACLDHLAAALGDGPGDLAVLFCDLDGFKPVNDRLGHAAGDELLIAVADRLRTCVRGDDLVSRFGGDEFVLICRGPDAVDVVAARIADLTARPFTAAGEQVRIGVSVGATRARAADTTDDLINRADLAMYEAKKAKSVGALSLVLA from the coding sequence ATGCTGCTGCGTTGCTACACCCTGGTCGCCGGGATCCTGGTGGCGACCTACCTGGTGTGGCCCTACGACCTGCGGCAATGGCCGTTCCTGGCGGTGACGCTGGGCGGCGTCCCGGCTGTCGTGCTGGCTTTGCGGCGGGCCCCGCGAGGCGCCCGTACGCCGTGGTGGCTGATGCTGACCTCGTTGGCGCTCTACAACATCGGCAACATCGTCTGGATCGTCATCGCCACGACGGGCGGCCGGATCACCGGTGACGGAACCGCAGCCGACCTGTTCTACACCGGGGGCGGGATGCTCCTGCTCGGTGCCTCGATCGCCGTCGTACGGCATCAGGGCCGGGGTGACGTCGGTGGCGTCCTCGACTCGATCATCACCGCGGTGGCCCTGGGCGGCGTGCTCTGGGACGCCGTGCTGCTGCCCGCGCTCACCCGGCAGGACGTCCCCGCGAGCCGGCAGTTGTCCCTGTTCGTCGGCGTCATCGTGATCGTCGGCACGCTCGGGGCGATGCTGCGGGTCTCGCTGGTCTCGCCGGCCGGGCGCACCGCGTCGATCCGGCTCTTCACCGCCGGGGTGGCGCTGACTCTCGCCGGCAACGTGGCCGCCGCGCTGGCGGTCGACGCGGACGGCATCCGCCCGGACTGGACGAACATGGTCTTCCTGGCCGCCTACGCCCTGGTGGGCGCGGCCGCGGTCCACCCGTCGGTGGCTCTGGTGACCCAGCCCGGCCGGGCCCCGAACGACGACCTGACCCCGGGCCGGCTGACCTTCCTCGGGGTGATGCTGGCGCTCACCCCGCTGATCGGCGGGGGCCGCGCCGTCCTGGGCCTGCCGACCGACGGCATCCTCATCGCCCTGTCCTCGGCCGCCCTGGTCCCGCTGGTCATGGTGCGGGTGGCCCGGCTGGCGGCCCAGCGCCGCGCGGCCGAACGGGCCCTGCACCGGCTGGCCACCCGGGACGGGCTGACCGGCCTGGCCAACCGCGGCGCCTGCCTGGACCACCTCGCGGCGGCTCTCGGCGACGGGCCGGGGGACCTCGCGGTGCTGTTCTGCGACCTCGACGGCTTCAAACCGGTGAACGATCGCCTGGGTCACGCCGCCGGTGACGAACTGCTGATCGCGGTGGCCGACCGCCTGCGCACCTGCGTCCGCGGCGACGACCTGGTGAGCCGGTTCGGCGGTGACGAGTTCGTGCTGATCTGCCGGGGCCCCGACGCGGTCGACGTGGTGGCCGCCCGCATCGCCGACCTGACCGCCCGGCCCTTCACCGCGGCCGGCGAACAGGTGCGCATCGGCGTCAGCGTGGGCGCGACCCGGGCGCGGGCCGCCGACACCACCGACGACCTGATCAACCGGGCCGACCTGGCCATGTACGAGGCCAAGAAGGCCAAGTCCGTGGGCGCCCTGAGCCTGGTCCTGGCCTGA
- a CDS encoding serine/threonine-protein kinase codes for MDRGELVAGRYRLREELGRGGMSVVWRADDDVLGREVAVKVLSAVLADDPHQRRLIRDEARTAARLRHTNVVAVYDYGDFIDHGRTLSYVVMELADGRTLAQMLSGGRLPWKVATLVGAQVAAALAAAHADGIVHRDVKPANVMVTSAGVKLVDFGISAAVGAFEGNDQVVGTPAYLAPERIKGGPVRPATDVYALGLLMYLALAGRMPWDASTVTEMVKAHVYAKPAPLPSVPGLPSVVTRLVSRCLAKRPADRPTAVEVSEVLGEVAGLPSAALLRSVTAPTVTLPPVRTRRPRRSVLVAAGVAAGMLAAGGVWWGGGDAARPAQADAVTAPSAEATTRTKAPMTAAPAERTIRSVPVSRRQAVPARKPVRAAAAPAPKAGPHKAKPAPPKAKPGHKPKAKRGRGK; via the coding sequence GTGGATCGAGGAGAACTGGTCGCCGGGCGGTATCGGCTCCGGGAGGAGCTGGGGCGCGGGGGAATGTCGGTGGTCTGGCGGGCCGACGACGACGTGCTCGGCCGCGAGGTCGCGGTCAAGGTGCTGTCGGCCGTCCTGGCCGACGACCCGCACCAGCGGCGCCTGATCCGCGACGAGGCGCGCACCGCGGCCCGGCTGCGGCACACCAATGTCGTCGCGGTCTACGACTACGGCGATTTCATCGATCACGGGCGCACGTTGTCGTACGTGGTGATGGAACTGGCCGACGGCCGCACGCTGGCCCAGATGCTGAGCGGCGGCCGCCTGCCGTGGAAGGTCGCGACGCTGGTCGGCGCGCAGGTGGCCGCGGCCCTGGCCGCGGCCCACGCGGACGGCATCGTGCACCGCGACGTCAAACCGGCCAACGTCATGGTGACCAGCGCCGGCGTGAAGCTGGTGGACTTCGGGATCTCTGCCGCGGTCGGCGCGTTCGAGGGCAACGACCAGGTCGTGGGCACACCGGCCTACCTGGCGCCGGAGCGGATCAAGGGCGGACCGGTCCGGCCCGCCACCGACGTGTACGCCCTGGGTCTGCTGATGTATCTCGCCCTGGCCGGGCGGATGCCCTGGGACGCGTCGACCGTGACCGAGATGGTCAAGGCGCACGTCTATGCGAAACCGGCGCCCCTGCCGTCCGTCCCCGGCCTCCCGTCGGTGGTGACCCGGCTCGTTTCGCGCTGTCTGGCCAAGCGCCCGGCCGATCGGCCCACCGCCGTCGAGGTCTCGGAGGTGCTGGGTGAGGTGGCCGGCCTGCCGTCGGCCGCCCTGCTGCGCAGCGTGACCGCCCCGACCGTGACCCTGCCGCCGGTCCGGACCCGTCGGCCGCGCCGGTCGGTGCTGGTCGCGGCCGGGGTGGCCGCCGGGATGCTGGCCGCGGGCGGTGTCTGGTGGGGCGGCGGCGACGCGGCCCGGCCCGCTCAGGCCGATGCGGTCACGGCGCCGTCCGCCGAGGCGACGACCCGGACGAAGGCGCCGATGACAGCGGCTCCGGCCGAGCGGACGATCCGCTCGGTCCCCGTGTCACGCCGGCAAGCCGTCCCGGCCCGCAAACCGGTGCGGGCGGCCGCCGCCCCCGCGCCGAAGGCCGGCCCGCACAAGGCGAAGCCCGCACCGCCCAAGGCGAAGCCGGGCCACAAGCCGAAGGCGAAGCGGGGCCGCGGGAAGTGA
- a CDS encoding cellulose binding domain-containing protein has protein sequence MPLRRLAGAAVALLLAVAGVLTVTAAGAGAANTAGCGKAPTLASGTRTIASGGQNRTYILRVPDNYNRNQPYKLIFGFHWLNGTAGNVSGGGYYGLQGLSNNSAIFVAPQGIDNGWANTGNRDLTLVDNLINLIEGDLCVDTTQVFALGWSYGGSMSYAVACARPAVFRAVAVISGANLSGCSPGTQPVAYLGLHGTHDSVLNISLGRSIRDTFVRNNGCTAQNPPEPARGSLTHIVTTYAGCRSGYPVAWAAFDGDHTPEPVDGSTSTSGARTWVGGEIWKFFTQLGGPTSPPTTTPPTTPPTTPPAEPGACTAVYRVTGQWQGGFQAEVTVTAGATALTGWRAGWTFTGGQTVSQLWGGRHTSSGSVQTVLNETWNGALGAGASATFGFLGSGSGAGAVPPVTCTPA, from the coding sequence ATGCCGTTGCGAAGACTCGCCGGTGCCGCCGTAGCCCTACTGCTGGCCGTCGCCGGGGTGCTCACGGTGACGGCGGCCGGGGCCGGCGCGGCGAACACCGCCGGGTGCGGCAAGGCACCCACGCTGGCCAGCGGCACCCGGACCATCGCCAGCGGCGGCCAGAACCGCACCTACATCCTGCGGGTGCCGGACAATTACAACCGCAACCAGCCGTACAAACTGATTTTCGGCTTCCACTGGCTGAACGGCACCGCCGGCAATGTTTCCGGCGGCGGGTACTACGGCCTCCAGGGGTTGTCGAACAATTCCGCGATCTTCGTCGCACCGCAGGGCATCGACAACGGCTGGGCCAACACCGGCAACCGGGACCTCACCCTCGTCGACAACCTGATCAACCTGATCGAAGGCGACCTGTGCGTCGACACCACGCAGGTGTTCGCGCTCGGCTGGAGCTACGGCGGCTCGATGAGCTACGCCGTCGCCTGCGCCCGGCCCGCGGTGTTCCGCGCGGTCGCCGTCATCTCCGGGGCCAACCTCAGCGGCTGCAGCCCGGGCACCCAGCCGGTCGCCTACCTCGGGCTCCACGGCACCCACGACAGCGTGCTGAACATCTCGCTCGGCCGCTCGATCCGGGACACCTTCGTGCGCAACAACGGCTGCACGGCGCAGAACCCGCCCGAGCCGGCCCGGGGCAGCCTGACCCACATCGTGACCACCTATGCGGGCTGCCGGTCCGGATATCCGGTGGCGTGGGCGGCCTTCGACGGCGATCACACTCCGGAGCCGGTGGACGGGTCGACCTCGACCAGCGGTGCCCGCACCTGGGTCGGCGGCGAGATCTGGAAATTCTTCACCCAGCTCGGCGGCCCCACATCGCCCCCCACCACCACGCCGCCGACCACGCCGCCGACCACGCCGCCGGCCGAGCCGGGCGCCTGCACCGCCGTCTACCGGGTCACCGGCCAGTGGCAAGGCGGATTCCAGGCCGAGGTCACGGTGACGGCCGGCGCCACGGCGCTGACCGGATGGCGGGCCGGCTGGACCTTCACCGGCGGCCAGACCGTCAGCCAGCTCTGGGGCGGCCGCCACACCTCCAGCGGCAGCGTGCAGACAGTGCTGAACGAGACCTGGAACGGCGCTCTCGGCGCGGGCGCGTCGGCCACCTTCGGGTTCCTCGGCTCCGGAAGCGGCGCCGGAGCCGTTCCGCCGGTCACCTGCACACCGGCCTGA
- a CDS encoding SAM-dependent methyltransferase: MTGSDATSRGIDTSVPHPARRYDYWLGGKDNFAADRESADAIEAKFPGMRAGIRANRAVLRRMTTYLAAEAGLRQFLDIGTGLPTADNTHEVAQRIAPHSRVLYVDNDPLVMSHARALLTSSPDGATDYIEADLRDPRAILEAARERQALDLTEPVALMLIAVLHFVRPGTGEAQKIVRTLLDALPSGSCLAVTHFTTDFMPDEEKVRYQGMLDAGISDIWPRDRSAFTALFDGLELVEPGVELISRWRPEAGGDDTDPSRISIYGAVGRKP, translated from the coding sequence GTGACCGGCTCCGACGCCACGTCGAGGGGGATCGACACCTCGGTGCCGCATCCGGCCCGGCGTTACGACTACTGGCTCGGCGGCAAGGACAACTTCGCCGCCGACCGGGAGTCCGCCGACGCCATCGAGGCCAAGTTCCCCGGCATGCGCGCCGGGATCCGGGCCAACCGCGCCGTGCTGCGACGCATGACGACCTACCTGGCGGCCGAGGCCGGGCTGCGCCAGTTCCTCGACATCGGCACCGGCCTGCCCACCGCGGACAACACGCACGAGGTGGCCCAGCGGATCGCTCCGCACAGCCGGGTGCTCTACGTCGACAACGACCCCCTGGTCATGTCGCATGCACGGGCGTTGCTCACCAGCAGCCCGGATGGTGCCACCGACTACATCGAGGCCGATCTGCGCGATCCGCGAGCCATCCTGGAGGCGGCCCGCGAACGGCAGGCGCTCGACCTGACCGAGCCGGTGGCGCTGATGCTGATCGCCGTGCTGCATTTCGTGCGGCCCGGCACCGGCGAGGCGCAGAAGATCGTCCGCACCCTGCTCGACGCGCTGCCCTCCGGCAGCTGTCTGGCCGTCACGCATTTCACCACCGACTTCATGCCCGACGAGGAGAAGGTCCGCTACCAGGGCATGCTCGACGCGGGCATCAGCGACATCTGGCCGCGGGACCGGTCCGCGTTCACCGCCCTGTTCGACGGTTTGGAGCTGGTCGAGCCGGGTGTCGAGCTGATCAGCCGCTGGCGTCCCGAGGCGGGCGGGGACGACACCGACCCGAGCCGGATCAGCATCTACGGCGCGGTCGGCCGCAAGCCCTGA
- a CDS encoding ATP-binding protein, protein MESLRMLSPAEATSTLLTWNIESDGDLRRIREDIRRFFAERTPGLADDRVAQHMGLVATELAGNALRHGLPPATARLLSSDGHYILDVSDGAVGEMPRPDPAPQNIHAGGRGLPICLAVAEQVCWYTTGTAKHVWASFPRSR, encoded by the coding sequence ATGGAGTCCCTGCGGATGCTCAGCCCGGCCGAGGCGACCTCCACGCTGCTCACCTGGAACATCGAGAGCGACGGGGACCTGCGCCGGATCCGCGAGGACATCCGGCGGTTCTTCGCGGAACGGACGCCCGGGCTCGCCGACGACCGGGTCGCGCAGCACATGGGACTCGTGGCCACCGAACTCGCCGGCAACGCCTTGCGCCACGGCCTACCCCCGGCGACGGCGCGGCTGCTGAGCAGCGACGGGCACTACATCCTGGACGTCAGCGACGGCGCCGTGGGCGAAATGCCGCGACCGGACCCGGCCCCGCAGAACATTCACGCCGGCGGCCGCGGGCTGCCGATCTGCCTGGCCGTGGCCGAGCAGGTCTGCTGGTACACCACCGGGACGGCCAAGCACGTCTGGGCCTCTTTTCCCCGTTCCCGGTGA
- a CDS encoding STAS domain-containing protein, with translation MTTSPFTISEREAPTGVLRVSLTGDFDVSVGDTLARALIEAARRPHIDEVVVDLEHTRFIDSHAVAGLVAGYQTARRAERGFTVVNGRGTVQEVLDITGLSEVLCR, from the coding sequence GTGACAACCTCACCCTTCACGATCTCCGAGCGGGAGGCACCCACCGGTGTTCTGCGCGTAAGCCTGACCGGTGACTTCGACGTGAGCGTCGGGGACACCCTCGCCCGCGCGTTGATCGAGGCGGCCCGCCGGCCCCATATCGACGAGGTGGTCGTCGACCTCGAGCACACCCGTTTCATCGACTCGCACGCGGTGGCGGGCCTGGTGGCGGGCTACCAGACGGCTCGCCGGGCCGAGCGCGGCTTCACCGTCGTCAACGGCCGCGGCACCGTCCAGGAGGTCCTCGACATCACCGGGCTGTCCGAGGTGCTCTGCCGATAG
- a CDS encoding GGDEF domain-containing protein, giving the protein MLLAAVTGAVVVSVVGYGTKPGDLLYASFYLAVCSVAWWAALRLPPGPARRPWLLVALAQTLWFAGDATELVNFYVFADVPSVGVADAFWLSGYPLMAVALTLMARRRAPGRLRSGVLDALAMTVAAAAAAWQFLIEPQLGQGYSMAETVVPVLYPIGDVVLLAAILFVALSPGARTAPTRLLLGAVLLYLLVDIGYNALPYVLDYSVVERIGPLILLGNAAVVAACLHPARAELTTPAEPTANLHPARVLFLGLALMTAPTLTLMHAGFGRAEIAALLATALCASFVLTRFTIAVREQERTQAQLAYQAQHDPLTGLANRAVLTGRLERQLSAPDASVAVLYLDLDGFKQINDEHGHEAGDAILTAVAARLSSTVRETDVVARLGGDEFVVLCPGLPAEEAAELAERVLQELAGPVAFRGVRLAIGASIGIAAHQGTRPCSTTALLREADTAMYEAKRRGRGTWVLGGTGAGSTAPHMAR; this is encoded by the coding sequence ATGTTACTGGCGGCTGTCACCGGAGCCGTCGTGGTCAGTGTGGTGGGCTACGGGACAAAACCCGGTGATCTGCTCTACGCCTCGTTCTATCTCGCCGTCTGTTCGGTGGCGTGGTGGGCGGCGCTGCGCCTGCCGCCCGGCCCGGCCCGCCGGCCCTGGCTGCTGGTCGCGCTGGCCCAGACGTTGTGGTTCGCCGGGGACGCGACCGAACTGGTGAACTTCTACGTGTTCGCCGATGTGCCGAGCGTGGGGGTGGCCGACGCGTTCTGGTTGTCCGGTTACCCGCTGATGGCGGTGGCGCTGACCTTGATGGCGCGCCGCCGCGCCCCCGGACGGCTGCGCAGCGGGGTGCTGGACGCGCTGGCCATGACGGTCGCGGCCGCCGCGGCGGCGTGGCAGTTCCTCATCGAACCGCAGCTCGGGCAGGGCTACTCGATGGCGGAGACGGTCGTTCCCGTCCTCTACCCGATCGGCGACGTCGTGCTGCTGGCGGCGATCCTGTTCGTGGCGTTGTCGCCGGGCGCGCGCACCGCGCCGACCCGCCTGCTGCTCGGCGCGGTGCTGTTGTACCTGCTCGTCGACATCGGCTACAACGCTCTGCCGTACGTGCTGGACTACAGCGTGGTCGAGCGCATCGGGCCACTGATCCTGCTGGGCAACGCCGCGGTGGTGGCTGCTTGCCTGCATCCGGCGCGAGCCGAGCTGACGACACCGGCCGAACCCACCGCGAATCTGCACCCGGCTCGCGTGCTGTTCCTCGGCCTGGCGCTGATGACCGCACCCACGCTCACCCTGATGCACGCGGGTTTCGGCCGGGCCGAGATCGCCGCGCTGCTGGCGACCGCCCTGTGCGCCTCGTTCGTGCTGACCCGCTTCACCATCGCGGTGCGTGAGCAGGAGCGCACTCAGGCCCAGCTGGCCTATCAGGCGCAGCACGACCCGCTGACCGGGCTGGCGAACCGGGCGGTGCTGACCGGCCGCCTGGAACGACAGCTGTCGGCCCCGGACGCCTCGGTCGCGGTGCTCTATCTCGACCTGGACGGTTTCAAGCAGATCAATGACGAGCACGGGCACGAAGCCGGCGATGCGATTCTGACCGCGGTGGCCGCACGCCTGTCGAGCACGGTCCGCGAGACCGATGTCGTAGCGCGTCTGGGCGGTGACGAGTTCGTCGTCCTCTGCCCGGGACTGCCGGCCGAGGAGGCAGCTGAGCTGGCCGAGCGAGTGCTGCAGGAACTGGCCGGGCCGGTTGCCTTCCGCGGCGTGCGCCTCGCCATCGGGGCCAGTATCGGCATCGCCGCGCATCAGGGCACTCGTCCCTGCAGCACGACGGCCCTGCTCCGCGAGGCCGACACGGCCATGTATGAAGCGAAGCGCCGCGGCCGTGGCACCTGGGTCCTCGGCGGCACCGGCGCCGGCTCGACTGCTCCGCACATGGCGCGGTAA